A single region of the Enterococcus mundtii genome encodes:
- a CDS encoding patatin-like phospholipase family protein, whose translation MKVQKVYWSERYQQNRVQQAKQLFSFFTTHQESRQHFWQQAKKQQAWKIVSKRLNIYFTAEITNEKLIYTNVLIEEEYWQWSDIFLLLESTVRYFFKKYGLVRFDHSISPNMIDLFHQSGYLGTQSFEKEISYHTGLVLGGGGAHGAYQIGVWKALKEENLEISLVTGTSVGALNGALVVQDQLTQAIDLWQELSTNQVLALPEVALSEDLRQRYIQEASLMTRRAVVEGGTSIAPLEALLEQYLDAEKIKCTEKPQLYTIATKIPEFQETVTRIQALAPTEIADWVLASASFYPAMAYRQIDGSKYVDGGYRNNVPVDVAIQQGATEVLIVDVQGPGMTKKYKEPDALVTWKCCSNWSLGGFLVFERQRNQLNIQLGYLEAKKCLGIYQGNWYTFETAKPAERYWRRFLRFLVETLDLDVSFFYKEKFWRDLRNVYKDRVTSETCGLAMLELLAKQKLILPNKVYTVEEILPLICQESKIDEAFLKKVGQLNASEWLKFRKLERNAKIHVMKEHAIYQYVKEKKSDRLQRQLNADTVETLMYLYLYHLKEE comes from the coding sequence ATGAAAGTTCAAAAAGTCTATTGGTCGGAACGTTATCAGCAGAATCGAGTGCAGCAAGCAAAACAACTTTTTAGTTTTTTTACTACACATCAAGAAAGCCGGCAACATTTTTGGCAACAGGCAAAAAAACAACAGGCATGGAAGATCGTATCGAAAAGGCTGAACATTTACTTTACTGCAGAAATAACGAATGAAAAATTGATCTATACCAACGTGTTGATTGAAGAAGAATATTGGCAGTGGTCCGATATTTTCCTATTGCTAGAAAGTACGGTTCGTTATTTTTTCAAAAAATACGGACTCGTCCGCTTTGATCATTCAATCTCACCGAACATGATCGACCTTTTCCACCAAAGTGGTTATTTGGGAACGCAATCGTTTGAGAAGGAAATATCCTATCATACCGGTCTTGTCTTAGGCGGAGGAGGGGCTCATGGTGCTTATCAAATAGGTGTTTGGAAAGCATTGAAAGAAGAAAATCTAGAGATTTCACTCGTTACTGGTACTTCTGTAGGTGCGCTAAATGGGGCTTTGGTCGTTCAGGATCAACTAACACAAGCCATTGACTTGTGGCAGGAACTGTCAACCAATCAAGTATTGGCTTTACCAGAGGTTGCCTTATCAGAAGATTTGAGGCAACGTTATATCCAAGAAGCCAGCTTGATGACACGTCGTGCAGTAGTCGAAGGAGGAACCTCGATTGCACCGTTGGAAGCATTACTAGAGCAGTACCTAGATGCGGAAAAAATCAAATGTACAGAAAAACCGCAACTCTATACAATCGCAACTAAAATCCCAGAATTTCAAGAAACAGTTACAAGGATCCAAGCATTAGCACCAACAGAAATCGCCGATTGGGTCCTCGCCTCTGCTTCTTTTTATCCTGCCATGGCTTATCGTCAGATTGACGGATCAAAATATGTTGATGGGGGCTATCGAAATAACGTGCCAGTAGATGTTGCTATCCAACAAGGTGCAACCGAAGTCTTGATTGTCGATGTCCAAGGACCTGGGATGACAAAAAAATACAAGGAACCTGATGCTTTGGTGACCTGGAAATGTTGTTCAAACTGGTCTTTAGGTGGTTTCTTAGTTTTTGAGCGACAAAGAAACCAATTGAATATCCAATTAGGTTATTTAGAGGCTAAAAAATGTTTAGGGATCTATCAAGGAAACTGGTATACGTTTGAAACAGCAAAGCCAGCTGAACGTTATTGGCGACGTTTCTTACGTTTCTTAGTCGAAACACTTGATTTAGACGTATCCTTTTTTTACAAAGAAAAATTCTGGCGGGACTTGCGTAATGTATATAAAGACAGGGTCACAAGTGAAACATGCGGATTGGCGATGCTTGAGCTACTAGCGAAACAAAAATTGATCTTACCGAATAAAGTGTATACCGTCGAAGAAATATTACCGCTCATTTGCCAAGAAAGTAAGATTGATGAAGCATTTTTAAAAAAGGTTGGACAATTAAATGCCAGCGAATGGTTGAAGTTTCGAAAACTGGAACGAAATGCTAAAATACACGTAATGAAGGAACACGCGATCTATCAATACGTGAAAGAAAAAAAGAGTGATCGCTTACAACGACAACTCAATGCAGATACAGTAGAAACTTTGATGTATCTCTATCTTTATCATCTAAAGGAGGAATAA
- the thiT gene encoding energy-coupled thiamine transporter ThiT — protein MNKNHRVWSEGTIVAALSLVLSMIPLQIGSSFEISLGQIPLTLFALRRGWKAGMGSAFLWGILHFPMGTVYYLSVIQVLIEYPIAFTFAGVAGIFSQRMQQSYLQGNRKKMASTIILATFVGVTARYFWHFVAGVAFWGSFALWGMNPWLFSLVMNGASGLATGIVTTIVLLGIEQTVPSLFVAEGLQVRKSKN, from the coding sequence ATGAATAAGAATCATCGTGTCTGGAGCGAGGGAACGATCGTCGCAGCATTATCTTTAGTGTTGTCGATGATTCCTCTACAAATAGGTAGTAGTTTTGAAATCTCACTCGGGCAAATCCCTTTAACTTTATTTGCCTTGAGAAGGGGTTGGAAAGCTGGTATGGGATCGGCTTTTCTATGGGGAATCCTTCATTTTCCCATGGGGACTGTCTATTACTTGAGTGTCATCCAAGTGTTGATCGAGTATCCGATCGCGTTTACGTTTGCTGGCGTTGCAGGAATTTTTTCGCAAAGAATGCAACAGAGTTATCTGCAAGGCAATCGTAAGAAAATGGCCTCAACGATTATTTTAGCGACATTCGTTGGTGTGACTGCCAGATATTTCTGGCATTTTGTCGCTGGGGTTGCTTTTTGGGGGAGTTTCGCACTATGGGGAATGAATCCATGGTTGTTCTCTTTAGTCATGAATGGCGCTAGTGGGTTAGCTACGGGGATTGTAACAACTATTGTCCTATTAGGTATTGAACAGACCGTTCCTTCTTTATTTGTAGCCGAAGGGTTGCAGGTACGTAAAAGTAAAAATTAA
- a CDS encoding ribose-phosphate diphosphokinase: protein MSKHYFDPRLKIFALNSNRPLAEKIAAAVGVELGKSSVTQFSDGEIQVNIEESIRGSHVYVIQSTSSPVNDNLMELLIMIDALKRASAKTINVVMPYYGYARQDRKARAREPITAKLVANMIQKAGATRMLTLDLHAVQIQGFFDIPVDHLMGAPLIANYFLEKGIQGDDVVVVSPDHGGVTRARKLAEFLKAPIAIIDKRRPKANVAEVMNIIGQVEGKTCVLIDDMIDTAGTITLAANALKEAGAVSVYASCTHPVLSGPALQRIEDSAIERLVVTDSIYLPEDRKIDKIDEVSVGGLMGDAIKRIHENKPVSPLFETKR from the coding sequence ATGTCCAAACATTACTTTGATCCAAGATTAAAAATATTTGCATTAAACTCAAATCGTCCATTGGCAGAAAAAATTGCTGCAGCTGTTGGGGTTGAATTAGGAAAATCATCGGTCACTCAATTTAGTGATGGTGAGATCCAAGTCAATATCGAAGAAAGTATCCGTGGTTCACACGTATACGTTATTCAATCAACAAGTAGTCCGGTAAATGATAACCTGATGGAACTGTTGATCATGATCGATGCATTGAAGCGTGCAAGTGCCAAAACGATCAACGTTGTAATGCCGTATTACGGCTACGCACGTCAAGACCGTAAAGCGCGCGCGCGTGAACCAATCACTGCAAAATTAGTGGCAAATATGATCCAAAAAGCTGGAGCAACAAGAATGTTGACACTTGACTTGCACGCAGTCCAAATCCAAGGTTTCTTTGATATTCCGGTCGACCATTTGATGGGCGCACCACTGATTGCGAATTACTTCTTAGAAAAAGGGATTCAAGGCGATGATGTTGTCGTTGTTTCACCTGACCATGGTGGTGTTACTCGTGCACGTAAATTGGCTGAATTTTTAAAAGCACCAATTGCAATCATCGATAAACGCCGTCCAAAAGCAAACGTGGCAGAAGTGATGAATATCATTGGTCAAGTAGAAGGCAAAACGTGTGTCTTGATCGATGACATGATCGATACAGCTGGAACGATCACATTGGCTGCTAATGCCTTGAAAGAAGCTGGAGCAGTGAGCGTTTATGCTTCATGTACACATCCTGTGTTGTCAGGACCTGCTTTACAAAGAATCGAAGACTCTGCAATCGAGCGCTTAGTTGTAACGGATTCAATCTATTTGCCAGAAGATCGCAAAATTGATAAGATTGACGAAGTAAGCGTTGGTGGCTTGATGGGTGACGCAATCAAACGTATCCATGAAAACAAACCAGTTAGTCCTTTATTTGAAACAAAAAGATAA
- the glmU gene encoding bifunctional UDP-N-acetylglucosamine diphosphorylase/glucosamine-1-phosphate N-acetyltransferase GlmU: protein MDARYAIILAAGKGTRMKSKLYKVLHPVSGKPMVEHIINRVSETNPDQIVTIVGHGAEKVKAQLGERSEYALQAEQLGTGHAVLQAASFLAGKEGTTLVISGDTPLLTTETLNNLFEYHQGKNASATILTAQAEDPTGYGRIIRDHVGIVEKIVEQKDASPEEALVQEINTGTYCFDNKALFEALNKVGTDNAQGEYYLTDIVEILKDAGNPVAAYQTEDFDECMGVNDRMALAKANELMRQRINKKHMVNGVSLVDPATTYIDADVVIGSDTVIEAGVQIQGETKIGEDCFIGAHSRIVDSKIGDQVVIENSVIEHSVVKSKADVGPYAHLRPKAEIAEGVHIGNFVEVKNAKIGKNTKVGHLTYVGDATLGEEINVGCGVVFVNYDGKAKHHTTVGDHSFIGSNANLVAPVDVAENTCIAAGSTITNDVPEHAMAIARARQVNKEGHAKKLPYSN from the coding sequence TTGGATGCACGTTATGCAATCATATTAGCCGCGGGTAAAGGTACTCGCATGAAATCAAAACTATACAAGGTCCTACACCCTGTTTCTGGGAAACCGATGGTCGAACACATCATCAACCGTGTAAGTGAGACAAACCCTGATCAAATCGTGACGATCGTTGGTCACGGTGCAGAGAAAGTCAAAGCTCAGCTAGGCGAACGTAGCGAGTATGCGTTACAAGCGGAACAACTTGGGACGGGTCATGCGGTACTACAAGCAGCCTCATTTTTAGCAGGTAAGGAAGGCACGACGTTAGTCATCAGTGGTGACACCCCTTTATTGACAACTGAGACGTTGAACAACTTGTTTGAATACCATCAAGGGAAAAATGCAAGTGCTACGATTTTGACTGCACAAGCAGAAGATCCGACAGGTTATGGCAGAATCATTCGTGACCATGTAGGAATCGTTGAAAAAATCGTTGAGCAAAAAGACGCTTCGCCAGAAGAAGCGTTAGTTCAAGAAATCAATACAGGAACTTACTGTTTCGATAACAAAGCGTTATTTGAAGCGTTGAATAAAGTAGGAACAGACAATGCACAAGGCGAGTATTATTTAACAGACATCGTTGAGATCCTAAAAGATGCTGGAAATCCAGTTGCTGCGTATCAGACGGAAGATTTCGATGAGTGTATGGGTGTCAATGATCGTATGGCACTAGCAAAAGCTAACGAGTTGATGCGCCAAAGAATCAACAAAAAACATATGGTCAATGGCGTTAGCTTGGTTGATCCTGCAACTACGTATATTGATGCAGATGTTGTGATTGGTTCAGATACAGTGATCGAAGCGGGCGTTCAGATCCAAGGAGAAACAAAAATTGGTGAAGATTGTTTTATTGGTGCACATTCACGTATTGTTGATAGCAAGATCGGTGACCAAGTAGTCATCGAAAACTCAGTGATCGAACACAGTGTGGTCAAAAGTAAAGCAGATGTAGGACCGTATGCCCATTTACGTCCAAAAGCAGAAATTGCAGAAGGCGTCCATATCGGCAACTTTGTAGAAGTGAAAAATGCAAAAATAGGCAAAAACACAAAAGTTGGTCACTTGACGTATGTCGGGGATGCAACACTAGGTGAAGAAATCAATGTGGGGTGTGGTGTCGTCTTTGTCAATTATGACGGAAAAGCAAAACATCATACAACAGTCGGTGACCATAGTTTTATTGGGTCAAATGCGAATCTTGTGGCGCCAGTAGACGTGGCAGAGAATACATGTATCGCTGCTGGTTCGACGATCACTAACGATGTTCCTGAACATGCGATGGCAATCGCACGCGCTAGACAAGTCAATAAAGAAGGACACGCGAAGAAACTCCCATATTCAAATTGA
- the purR gene encoding pur operon repressor, which translates to MKVRRSERLVDMTQYLLDHPHELISLTSFAERYESAKSSISEDLGIIKKTFKERGYGTLETIPGAAGGVLFIPEISYEEAKKYVESLAERLSEQDRLLPGGYVYLSDLLGEPELLRQVGKIIASKYLGEKIDAVMTVATKGVPIAQAVSYYLNAPFVIVRRDSKITEGSTVSVNYVSGSSERIEKMELSKRSLKRGSRVLVVDDFMKGGGTVNGMKSLIEEFESELVGITVFAESKFNGHRAINDYTSLLYVKDVDTKTKNITVVPGNYFEE; encoded by the coding sequence TTGAAAGTACGTCGCAGTGAGCGTCTTGTCGATATGACACAGTATTTATTAGATCATCCGCATGAATTGATTTCATTAACAAGCTTTGCCGAACGTTATGAATCTGCTAAATCTTCGATCAGTGAAGATTTGGGAATCATCAAAAAAACATTTAAAGAAAGAGGTTACGGAACGCTTGAAACAATCCCTGGTGCAGCCGGGGGTGTTCTATTCATTCCGGAGATTTCCTACGAAGAAGCAAAGAAATATGTTGAATCGCTAGCTGAGCGCTTGTCTGAACAAGACCGTTTACTCCCTGGAGGCTATGTTTACTTATCTGATCTATTAGGAGAACCTGAGCTATTACGTCAAGTAGGGAAAATCATTGCCTCAAAATATTTAGGAGAAAAAATCGATGCTGTAATGACTGTAGCCACAAAAGGGGTGCCAATCGCTCAAGCCGTTTCCTATTACTTGAACGCACCGTTTGTCATCGTTCGTCGTGACTCTAAGATTACAGAAGGTTCTACAGTGAGTGTGAACTATGTTTCAGGTTCATCTGAACGGATCGAAAAAATGGAACTATCAAAAAGAAGTTTGAAACGTGGTTCTCGCGTGCTTGTCGTCGATGACTTTATGAAAGGCGGCGGAACAGTGAACGGAATGAAGAGCTTGATTGAAGAATTTGAATCTGAGCTTGTCGGTATCACTGTGTTTGCGGAGTCAAAATTCAACGGACATCGCGCAATCAATGACTACACGTCGCTACTTTACGTCAAAGATGTGGATACAAAAACGAAAAATATCACTGTAGTACCAGGCAACTATTTCGAAGAATAA
- a CDS encoding metal ABC transporter permease, translating to MALLSYEFMRRAFLAAIFIAGIAPMLGVFLVIRRQSLMADTLSHVSLAGVALGFFLNLNPTMTTMVVVVIAAIILEYLRSMYRTYSEISIAILMAGGLALALVLMNLSGGNSATSIQSYLFGSIVTITWPQVLFLGILFAVIGLLFFLFKRPMYVLTFDEDTAHVDGLPVRWMSMMFNIITGVAIAVMIPIAGALLISAIMVLPAAIGMRLGKSFNIVILISIIVGFIGMLSGLTSSFYLDTPPGATITLVFIFLFLLVNLSKRILLGIRRKK from the coding sequence ATGGCGTTGCTTTCATATGAATTCATGAGGCGGGCATTTCTTGCTGCGATCTTTATTGCAGGAATCGCACCAATGTTAGGAGTATTCTTAGTGATACGTCGGCAATCGTTGATGGCAGATACACTGTCTCATGTTTCTTTAGCAGGGGTAGCCTTAGGATTTTTCCTCAATCTCAATCCAACGATGACCACAATGGTGGTAGTCGTTATCGCTGCAATCATTTTAGAATACCTACGTTCGATGTATCGTACGTATTCAGAGATTTCCATTGCGATCTTAATGGCAGGAGGACTTGCGCTTGCATTAGTTTTGATGAATTTGAGTGGGGGTAATTCTGCCACGAGCATCCAATCTTATTTATTTGGATCGATTGTGACGATCACTTGGCCACAAGTTCTATTCCTAGGTATTTTGTTTGCAGTAATCGGTCTTTTGTTTTTCTTATTCAAACGTCCGATGTACGTGTTAACCTTTGATGAAGACACCGCTCATGTCGATGGGCTGCCAGTTCGTTGGATGTCAATGATGTTCAATATCATTACTGGGGTAGCAATCGCTGTCATGATCCCGATAGCAGGCGCGTTGCTGATTTCTGCTATTATGGTTTTACCAGCAGCAATCGGGATGCGTTTAGGGAAAAGCTTCAATATTGTTATATTGATCAGTATCATCGTTGGTTTTATTGGTATGCTTTCTGGGTTAACTAGTTCGTTCTACTTGGATACACCGCCAGGGGCAACTATCACATTAGTATTTATCTTTTTATTCTTATTAGTCAACTTGAGTAAACGTATTTTATTAGGAATTAGAAGGAAAAAATAG
- a CDS encoding metal ABC transporter ATP-binding protein, with amino-acid sequence MRYIEIADLTFYYDEEPVLEGVSYHVDAGEFVILTGENGAAKSTLIKASLGLLKPSKGTIKIAGKNQDGDKLSIGYIPQQVSSFNAGFPSTVLELVRSGRYPRGRWFKRLSEKDHEHVKRALESVGMWDMRHRRIGELSGGQKQRISLARIFATDPDLFVLDEPTTGMDEESRNEFYRLLRHSAHDHGKAVLMITHDHEDIKQYADRQIRLVRKEDSQWRCFHMNS; translated from the coding sequence GTGCGTTATATCGAAATAGCTGATCTTACTTTCTATTATGATGAAGAACCTGTGTTAGAAGGTGTTTCTTATCATGTAGATGCCGGTGAATTTGTGATTTTGACTGGTGAAAACGGGGCGGCAAAATCTACATTGATCAAAGCTTCTTTGGGGTTATTGAAACCCTCTAAAGGGACCATCAAAATTGCAGGAAAAAATCAGGACGGAGACAAATTAAGTATCGGGTACATTCCCCAACAAGTTTCTTCCTTTAATGCGGGTTTTCCTAGTACAGTCTTAGAATTAGTACGTTCTGGCAGATATCCGAGAGGTCGTTGGTTCAAACGGTTAAGCGAAAAAGACCATGAGCATGTCAAGCGTGCCTTAGAATCTGTTGGTATGTGGGATATGCGTCATCGTCGGATCGGTGAGCTGTCTGGTGGTCAAAAGCAACGAATCAGTTTAGCACGTATTTTTGCGACTGATCCAGATTTATTTGTACTTGATGAACCAACTACTGGAATGGATGAAGAATCACGAAATGAATTTTATCGTTTGTTGCGCCATAGCGCACACGACCATGGGAAAGCTGTATTGATGATCACTCATGATCACGAAGACATCAAACAATATGCGGATCGACAAATCCGTTTAGTGAGAAAGGAGGATTCTCAATGGCGTTGCTTTCATATGAATTCATGA
- a CDS encoding metal ABC transporter substrate-binding protein — MKKYLLAASLAIGAFLFTACGQTTQESAQDELNVVATFYPMYEFTKEVVGDTGKVELLIPAGTEPHDFEPSAKQSATIADADVFVYNSSDMEFFVDSLKDTVDTDRTLMIEAAKGIERLESQEEHEESEGHQHDHAYDPHVWLDPTLAIQEVQTIATELGKKYPDKKDTFDQNAAAYIKKLEALDQNYTEALKGATNRTFVTQHAAFAYLANRYDLKQVAISGVSPDQEPTPSRLAELKDFVDQNKIEVIYFEENASSKVAETLSKETGVKLEVLNPLESLTNEQIKAGETYISTMEKNLEALKESIK, encoded by the coding sequence ATGAAGAAATATTTATTAGCCGCATCTTTAGCAATAGGAGCTTTCCTATTTACAGCGTGTGGACAGACAACCCAAGAATCGGCACAAGATGAGTTGAACGTTGTCGCAACGTTTTACCCGATGTATGAATTTACGAAAGAAGTCGTTGGTGATACTGGGAAGGTCGAATTATTGATCCCCGCAGGAACGGAACCCCATGATTTTGAGCCAAGTGCCAAACAAAGTGCAACCATTGCGGATGCAGATGTTTTTGTTTATAACAGCTCAGATATGGAATTTTTTGTTGACTCATTGAAAGATACGGTCGATACCGATCGAACGTTGATGATCGAAGCCGCTAAGGGAATTGAACGTCTAGAGTCACAAGAAGAGCACGAAGAATCAGAAGGACATCAGCATGATCATGCCTATGACCCTCATGTTTGGTTAGATCCAACATTAGCGATCCAAGAAGTACAGACGATTGCTACAGAGCTCGGCAAGAAATATCCAGATAAGAAAGATACATTTGACCAAAATGCCGCAGCTTATATCAAAAAATTAGAAGCATTGGATCAGAACTATACAGAAGCATTAAAAGGTGCAACCAATCGAACATTTGTGACGCAACATGCTGCCTTTGCTTATTTAGCAAATCGCTACGACCTAAAACAAGTAGCCATCTCAGGAGTTTCACCGGATCAAGAGCCGACGCCTAGTCGATTGGCTGAATTGAAAGATTTTGTCGATCAAAATAAAATCGAAGTTATCTATTTTGAAGAAAATGCGTCATCTAAAGTAGCAGAGACATTATCAAAGGAAACAGGTGTAAAACTTGAAGTACTTAATCCTCTTGAGAGTTTGACGAATGAACAAATCAAAGCGGGTGAAACCTACATTTCTACCATGGAGAAAAACCTAGAGGCATTAAAAGAAAGCATAAAGTAA
- the ispE gene encoding 4-(cytidine 5'-diphospho)-2-C-methyl-D-erythritol kinase: MELIEKAPAKINLGLDVLYKRPDGYHELEMVMSSVDLADHLFFEELSEDRIIVETNKAFLPVDQRNNVYQAALLLKKKYQIKKGVKIVVKKNIPVAAGLGGGSTDCAAALRGINRLWELGCSLEELAEIGLEVGTDVPYCVYGQTAYVGGKGEIVQLLPAMPSCWIILVKPKMSVSTRTVFREIDTQKIQHQDIPGLADALRQQDYQKMLTKMGNSLEDVTGKRHPVIYQIKERMIKYGADAALMSGSGPTVFALCQHYSRAQRVYNGLKGFCEEVYLVRTL, translated from the coding sequence ATGGAATTGATTGAAAAAGCACCAGCGAAGATAAACTTAGGGTTGGATGTGTTATATAAAAGACCAGATGGGTATCATGAGTTGGAAATGGTGATGTCAAGTGTAGATTTAGCTGATCACTTGTTCTTTGAAGAGCTATCGGAAGATCGGATCATTGTTGAAACGAATAAAGCATTTTTACCGGTAGATCAGCGTAACAATGTGTATCAAGCAGCTTTGTTGTTGAAAAAGAAATATCAAATCAAAAAAGGCGTAAAAATCGTTGTGAAAAAAAATATTCCTGTCGCTGCTGGCCTAGGTGGTGGAAGTACAGATTGTGCTGCCGCGTTGCGAGGGATCAATCGGTTATGGGAGTTAGGCTGTAGCTTAGAAGAACTAGCAGAGATCGGCTTGGAAGTGGGGACAGATGTTCCTTACTGTGTTTATGGCCAAACAGCTTACGTAGGCGGAAAGGGAGAAATCGTCCAATTGTTGCCAGCGATGCCCTCTTGCTGGATTATCTTGGTAAAACCTAAAATGAGTGTTTCGACACGAACTGTTTTTCGAGAAATCGATACGCAAAAAATCCAACATCAAGATATTCCTGGGTTGGCTGATGCGCTTCGACAACAAGATTATCAAAAAATGTTGACGAAAATGGGGAATAGTCTTGAAGATGTGACAGGAAAACGCCATCCGGTCATTTATCAAATCAAAGAGCGAATGATCAAATATGGTGCAGACGCGGCACTGATGAGCGGTAGTGGACCAACTGTTTTTGCCCTTTGTCAACACTATTCCAGAGCACAACGCGTCTACAACGGATTAAAAGGTTTTTGTGAGGAAGTTTATCTTGTCAGAACGCTATAA